The following are from one region of the Stigmatella ashevillena genome:
- a CDS encoding xanthine dehydrogenase family protein molybdopterin-binding subunit, with amino-acid sequence MSPKQPVLIARRSFLAGLNLSVGGLALGLFSNEALADEPSGKTGAKPKAGSEAQEKSAPGLNPNAFVHVAPDGVVSIVCHRSEMGQGIRSSLPVLIADELGADMARVKILQADGDPIYGDQNTDGSNSVRGIYTDMRRVGATARTMLVAAAAKRWKVPAEDCEAVDHKVVHRGSQRTLGFGELALEAGKQRVPKAEQVKLRPKNELRRVGKHLPLIDGPAYVTGTAVFGADIRLPGMLTALVARPPVVGGRVARYDAARTLAVPGVKRVIELPVPTKPYQFQSWGGIAVLAENTWAAMKGRGALDITWEDGENASYDSEQYRQELTASVRAPGTVVRNVGDAEGALAQAARVLEAEYYVPHLSHAPMEPPVVVARVEGGTCEVWAPTQHPQAARTEAARALGIPFEKVTVHVTFLGGGFGRKSKADFISEAVLLAREAGVPVRVQWTREDDIRHDYYHAVSTQRLSAGLDAQGKVIAWRHRTAFPPIGSIFGPVNRPAEGDLQQGVLDLALAVPNLRAEACEANAHVRIGWLRSVYNIFHAFSVNSFIDEIAHARGEDTRDVLLEMYGPPRVVNTLEALGVKSLRNYGRSLEEHPIDVGRMRNVIERVTQLSRWDERKKDGRSLGLAAHRSFLSYVAVVASVIRGPGGKPAVDEAWLVIDAGTVINPDRARSQMEGSVIFGMSVAMYGAITMKGGAVQQSNFHDYRLMRIGEAPRKIHVDILPSEGLPGGIGEPGVPPVAPAIANALFALTGTRVRELPLSRMPPVS; translated from the coding sequence ATGAGCCCCAAGCAGCCCGTGTTGATCGCCCGCCGCTCCTTCCTGGCGGGGCTGAACCTGTCCGTGGGCGGCCTTGCCCTCGGCCTCTTCTCGAATGAGGCCCTCGCGGACGAGCCTTCGGGCAAGACCGGAGCCAAGCCCAAGGCGGGCTCCGAGGCCCAAGAAAAATCCGCCCCGGGCCTGAATCCGAACGCCTTCGTGCACGTTGCTCCCGACGGCGTGGTCTCCATCGTCTGCCACCGCTCCGAGATGGGGCAGGGCATCCGCAGCTCGCTCCCCGTGCTCATCGCCGATGAGCTGGGCGCGGACATGGCCCGGGTGAAGATCCTCCAAGCCGACGGAGATCCGATCTACGGCGACCAGAACACCGACGGCTCGAACAGCGTGCGTGGCATCTACACGGACATGCGCCGCGTGGGCGCCACCGCGCGCACGATGCTCGTCGCCGCCGCGGCGAAGCGCTGGAAGGTGCCTGCCGAGGACTGCGAGGCGGTGGATCACAAGGTGGTCCACCGGGGAAGCCAACGCACGCTCGGCTTCGGAGAGCTCGCGCTCGAGGCCGGCAAGCAGCGCGTCCCCAAGGCCGAGCAGGTCAAACTCCGCCCGAAGAACGAGCTGCGCCGCGTCGGCAAGCACCTGCCGCTCATCGATGGACCCGCCTACGTCACCGGGACGGCGGTGTTCGGCGCCGACATCCGGCTGCCCGGCATGCTCACCGCCCTGGTGGCCCGGCCTCCCGTCGTGGGAGGCCGCGTGGCCCGGTACGATGCGGCCCGCACGCTCGCGGTGCCCGGGGTGAAGCGCGTCATCGAGCTGCCCGTGCCCACGAAGCCCTACCAGTTCCAGTCCTGGGGAGGCATCGCCGTGCTCGCGGAGAACACCTGGGCGGCGATGAAGGGCCGTGGCGCGCTCGACATCACCTGGGAGGACGGAGAGAACGCGTCCTATGACTCCGAGCAGTACCGCCAGGAGCTGACCGCCTCCGTGCGGGCCCCTGGCACGGTGGTCCGCAACGTCGGCGATGCCGAGGGCGCGCTGGCCCAGGCCGCGCGGGTGCTGGAGGCCGAGTATTACGTGCCCCACCTCTCGCACGCGCCGATGGAGCCCCCCGTCGTGGTCGCGCGCGTCGAGGGCGGCACCTGCGAGGTGTGGGCGCCCACGCAGCACCCGCAGGCGGCGCGCACGGAGGCGGCGCGCGCGCTGGGGATTCCGTTCGAGAAGGTCACCGTGCACGTGACATTCCTGGGCGGTGGCTTCGGGCGCAAGTCCAAGGCGGACTTCATCTCCGAGGCCGTCCTGCTGGCCCGGGAGGCCGGTGTGCCCGTGCGCGTGCAGTGGACGCGCGAGGACGACATCCGGCACGACTACTACCACGCCGTCAGCACGCAGCGCCTGAGCGCGGGGCTCGACGCGCAGGGCAAGGTCATCGCCTGGAGGCACCGCACGGCGTTCCCGCCCATTGGCTCCATCTTCGGGCCCGTCAACCGTCCCGCCGAGGGAGATTTGCAGCAGGGCGTGCTGGACCTGGCGCTGGCGGTGCCCAACCTGCGCGCGGAGGCCTGCGAGGCGAACGCCCACGTGCGAATCGGCTGGCTCCGGTCCGTCTACAACATCTTCCACGCGTTCTCGGTCAACTCCTTCATCGACGAGATTGCCCACGCCCGGGGCGAGGACACCCGGGACGTCCTGCTGGAGATGTATGGCCCGCCGCGGGTGGTGAACACCCTGGAGGCGCTGGGCGTCAAGAGCCTCAGGAACTACGGCAGGTCCCTGGAAGAGCACCCCATCGACGTGGGCCGGATGCGCAACGTCATCGAGCGCGTCACGCAGTTGTCCCGGTGGGATGAGCGGAAGAAGGACGGCCGGTCGCTGGGCCTCGCGGCCCATCGCAGCTTCCTCAGCTACGTGGCGGTGGTGGCTTCGGTGATCCGAGGCCCGGGCGGCAAGCCCGCCGTGGACGAGGCCTGGCTCGTCATCGATGCCGGCACGGTCATCAACCCGGACCGCGCGCGCTCCCAGATGGAGGGCTCGGTCATCTTCGGCATGAGCGTGGCGATGTATGGCGCCATCACCATGAAGGGCGGCGCCGTCCAGCAGTCCAACTTCCACGACTACCGGCTGATGCGCATCGGCGAGGCGCCTCGCAAGATTCACGTCGACATCCTGCCCAGCGAGGGCCTGCCAGGGGGCATTGGCGAGCCCGGGGTGCCACCTGTCGCCCCCGCCATCGCCAACGCCCTCTTCGCGCTCACGGGTACGCGCGTGCGTGAGCTGCCCCTCTCACGGATGCCTCCCGTGAGCTGA